A genomic window from Brevibacillus agri includes:
- a CDS encoding IS5 family transposase (programmed frameshift) — MIQRRYEINDEQWEQIQDMFPPYRTGRPSKLSNRTMFNAILWIARSGAAWRDLPEELYGSWKTVYSRFCKWRDTGLLVAIFQALHVEPDFENLSIDSTSVKAHQHSAGAKKNAEGHEVNQHIGVSRGGKTTKLHTVVDGLGNPLAFLLTGGHVYDSVPAINLLQGFDLTGSHIVGDKAYGSEGIRHWITAKQAAYTIPPKANNKNPWKVDWYRYKERHLVECFFNKIKHFRRIATRYDKLAKSFLAFVYVASIFKLTQ; from the exons ATGATTCAAAGACGGTACGAAATAAACGATGAACAGTGGGAACAAATTCAGGACATGTTCCCCCCCTATCGAACAGGACGTCCGTCCAAATTAAGTAATCGTACCATGTTTAATGCCATTCTTTGGATTGCCCGAAGTGGTGCGGCTTGGCGAGATTTGCCGGAAGAACTTTATGGTTCATGGAAAACGGTCTACAGTCGCTTCTGCAAGTGGAGAGATACCGGATTACTTGTCGCCATCTTCCAAGCTCTTCACGTAGAACCTGACTTTGAAAACTTGAGCATCGATTCTACATCGGTCAAAGCTCATCAACACAGTGCGGGTGCTA AAAAAAACGCAGAAGGACACGAAGTAAATCAGCACATAGGCGTCAGCCGTGGCGGAAAGACAACCAAACTTCATACCGTCGTCGATGGATTAGGGAATCCCCTCGCTTTTCTTCTCACGGGGGGGCACGTCTATGATTCCGTTCCAGCGATCAATTTGCTTCAAGGGTTTGATCTTACGGGAAGCCATATTGTTGGTGACAAAGCCTACGGCTCAGAAGGCATTCGGCATTGGATTACGGCTAAGCAGGCAGCGTACACCATCCCGCCTAAAGCGAATAATAAAAATCCTTGGAAAGTGGATTGGTATCGCTATAAAGAACGGCACTTGGTGGAGTGCTTCTTCAATAAAATCAAACATTTTCGACGAATCGCTACTCGTTACGACAAGCTGGCCAAATCATTCCTAGCGTTTGTATATGTCGCGTCCATCTTTAAACTAACTCAATAA
- a CDS encoding RluA family pseudouridine synthase, translating to MQEELIRFTADEADEGQTVREVLQKRYGVSRRLLIRAKFKGTITRNGTLVFVNERLQAGDELAVMVDIEEEETVAPEEMPLCIRYEDEDLMVIAKPAGLVVHPTGNHPGGTLANGVIAYWKKRGEARRFRAVNRLDKDTSGLMIVAKNQWAHEQFSRMQQDRTLHRYYQAIAEGIIASEEGTIDAPIGLAENSFITRQIRPDGQAAVTHYRVLARGDGMTFLELKLATGRTHQIRVHMQSIGHSLAGDDLYAGGREHIGRQALHAARLSFVHPRSKETMAFAEPLPDDMQALLQKFFPALPVHDKEGM from the coding sequence ATGCAGGAAGAATTGATACGCTTTACGGCGGACGAGGCAGATGAGGGCCAGACGGTACGGGAAGTGCTGCAAAAGCGCTACGGTGTGTCGCGCCGCTTGCTGATCCGGGCCAAATTCAAAGGAACGATTACGCGCAACGGCACGCTCGTGTTTGTGAACGAACGGCTGCAAGCCGGGGATGAACTGGCTGTCATGGTAGACATAGAGGAAGAAGAGACGGTGGCTCCCGAAGAAATGCCGCTATGTATCCGCTACGAGGACGAGGACTTGATGGTGATCGCAAAGCCGGCCGGCCTGGTCGTGCATCCGACGGGCAACCATCCGGGAGGCACGCTTGCCAACGGCGTGATCGCCTATTGGAAAAAGCGCGGCGAAGCGAGAAGATTTCGCGCCGTCAACCGTCTGGACAAAGATACGTCTGGCTTGATGATTGTCGCGAAAAATCAGTGGGCGCACGAGCAGTTCAGCCGGATGCAGCAGGACCGGACGCTGCACCGCTATTACCAGGCGATTGCCGAGGGGATCATCGCTTCGGAGGAAGGGACGATTGATGCGCCGATCGGGCTTGCGGAAAACTCCTTTATCACGCGGCAGATTCGGCCGGATGGACAAGCGGCCGTCACGCACTATCGCGTGCTGGCTCGCGGTGACGGCATGACGTTCCTGGAGCTGAAGCTTGCGACGGGGCGCACCCATCAGATTCGGGTGCACATGCAGAGCATCGGGCATTCGCTCGCAGGCGACGACTTGTACGCAGGCGGGCGGGAGCATATCGGCAGGCAGGCGCTGCACGCGGCGCGGCTGTCTTTTGTCCACCCGCGCAGCAAGGAGACGATGGCGTTTGCAGAGCCGCTGCCAGACGACATGCAGGCGTTGTTGCAAAAGTTTTTTCCCGCGCTGCCTGTGCATGACAAGGAAGGGATGTAG
- a CDS encoding fumarylacetoacetate hydrolase family protein translates to MKVVSYRPDEQTAWRAGLLLGETVRDIASALPGAPGTMQELLEQWDAWRERLASISESAPASETDVALQGVRLGSPLPRPASFRDFYAFEAHVKTARARRGLEMIPEWYEFPVFYFSNTAAFSGPEASIRRPKTTRWLDYELEVACVIGKAGTDIPVERAHEHIAGYSILNDWSARDIQREEVKVGLGPAKGKDFATSMGPWLVTPDELEAVRVPGEKGDRYDLAMVARVNGVEYSRGNLRDIHYTFAEMIARASQDCMLYPGDVIGSGTVGTGCILELGPEQHGWLAPGDVVELEVERLGVLVNTISE, encoded by the coding sequence ATGAAAGTAGTCTCCTATCGGCCAGACGAGCAAACGGCGTGGCGGGCAGGGCTGCTGCTTGGCGAAACAGTCAGGGACATCGCAAGCGCACTTCCAGGCGCGCCGGGCACGATGCAGGAGCTGCTGGAGCAGTGGGACGCGTGGAGGGAGCGGCTGGCGTCGATTTCCGAAAGCGCACCTGCTTCCGAAACAGACGTGGCGTTGCAGGGGGTGCGTCTTGGATCGCCGTTGCCGCGTCCCGCCAGCTTTCGCGATTTTTACGCCTTCGAGGCGCATGTGAAAACGGCGCGAGCACGCCGCGGGCTGGAGATGATTCCCGAATGGTACGAGTTTCCCGTCTTTTACTTTTCCAACACGGCGGCTTTTAGCGGACCGGAGGCGAGCATTCGGCGGCCGAAGACGACCCGGTGGCTGGACTACGAGCTGGAAGTGGCTTGCGTCATCGGCAAGGCGGGGACGGATATCCCTGTAGAGCGGGCGCACGAGCATATTGCGGGCTACTCGATTCTCAACGACTGGAGCGCGCGCGATATCCAGCGCGAAGAGGTCAAGGTCGGGCTGGGGCCAGCCAAAGGCAAAGACTTCGCTACCTCGATGGGGCCGTGGCTGGTGACGCCAGACGAGCTGGAAGCTGTGCGTGTGCCGGGGGAAAAAGGCGACCGCTACGATCTCGCGATGGTGGCGCGGGTGAACGGCGTGGAGTACTCCCGCGGCAATTTGCGCGACATCCACTATACGTTTGCGGAAATGATCGCGCGCGCCTCGCAGGATTGCATGCTGTATCCGGGCGATGTCATCGGCTCCGGCACGGTTGGCACCGGCTGCATTTTGGAGCTGGGGCCGGAACAGCACGGCTGGCTTGCGCCGGGCGATGTGGTCGAGCTGGAAGTCGAGCGCCTCGGCGTGCTCGTCAATACGATCAGCGAATAA
- a CDS encoding homogentisate 1,2-dioxygenase — translation MAFYHRMGEVPQKRHTTFYKPDGELYREQVMGTKGFSGIQSILYHHNPPTQVRETRKYADVRLELVEQADLKHQHFKTFDLPPGGDPIFGRRYLLGNSDVVMGVCSPTEPMDYFYRNADGDEVVFVHEGEGELQTIFGTIAYRPGDYLVIPIGTTYRIVPAVQSRFLVIESQNEIVAPKRYRNEHGQLLEHSPFCERDIRVPEKLVTHVESGDFEVRVKRQSVVYSYFFDFHPFDVVGWDGYLYPYALSIHDFEPITGRIHQPPPVHQTFAGQNFVICSFVPRLYDYHPQAIPAPYYHSNVESDEVLYYVDGNFMSRKGVYEGSITLHPMGIPHGPHPGKVEASIGKKETKELAVMLDTFQPLYVTKEALAVEDEAYMSSWLPSE, via the coding sequence ATGGCTTTTTATCACCGCATGGGAGAAGTGCCGCAAAAGCGACACACGACTTTTTACAAGCCGGATGGAGAGCTGTACCGCGAGCAGGTCATGGGCACGAAAGGCTTTTCCGGGATTCAGTCGATTCTCTATCACCACAACCCGCCGACACAGGTGCGCGAGACGCGCAAATACGCGGACGTGCGCCTGGAACTTGTGGAGCAGGCGGATTTGAAGCATCAGCATTTCAAGACGTTTGACTTGCCGCCAGGGGGCGATCCGATTTTTGGCCGCCGCTATTTGCTCGGGAACAGCGACGTGGTCATGGGCGTCTGCTCGCCGACTGAGCCGATGGACTATTTTTACCGCAATGCGGACGGGGACGAAGTCGTGTTTGTCCACGAGGGCGAGGGCGAGCTGCAGACGATCTTCGGCACGATTGCGTACAGACCTGGCGATTATCTGGTCATCCCGATCGGCACGACGTACCGGATCGTGCCTGCGGTGCAGAGCCGCTTTTTGGTGATCGAGTCGCAAAACGAAATCGTCGCCCCTAAGCGCTATCGCAACGAGCACGGGCAATTGTTGGAACATTCGCCGTTTTGCGAACGGGATATACGCGTGCCGGAAAAGCTGGTGACGCACGTGGAGAGCGGCGACTTCGAAGTGCGCGTCAAACGGCAGTCCGTCGTCTACAGCTACTTTTTCGACTTCCATCCGTTTGATGTCGTGGGCTGGGACGGTTACTTGTATCCGTATGCGCTGAGTATTCACGATTTTGAGCCGATTACCGGCCGGATTCATCAGCCGCCGCCAGTCCACCAGACGTTTGCCGGACAAAACTTCGTCATCTGCTCGTTCGTCCCGCGCCTGTACGACTACCATCCGCAGGCGATCCCCGCGCCTTACTACCACAGTAATGTCGAGAGCGACGAGGTGTTATACTACGTCGACGGCAACTTCATGAGCCGAAAAGGAGTCTACGAAGGTTCGATTACGCTGCACCCGATGGGAATTCCCCACGGGCCGCACCCTGGCAAGGTGGAGGCCAGCATCGGCAAAAAAGAAACGAAGGAGCTGGCAGTGATGCTCGATACGTTCCAGCCGCTTTACGTCACGAAAGAGGCGTTGGCGGTAGAGGACGAAGCGTACATGTCGAGCTGGCTGCCGTCCGAGTGA
- a CDS encoding flavin reductase family protein produces the protein MEIAIRELERQDKYKLLIGCIIPRPIAWVTSHDDKGVVNAAPFSYFNVASIEPMMVSVAVMRKPGSVRKDTARNILQTGEFVVNMVDIHNVDAVNQTSADYPPDVSEVDALGLEVGPSAAVKVPRLLSSRIHFECRLHKIVELGTPTTSDLIIGEVVHVHAADELYHAGRIDPHAFAPVSRLAGHSYATLGDLFDRPRPVYDPSAGSK, from the coding sequence ATGGAAATCGCGATTCGCGAACTGGAGCGACAGGACAAATACAAGTTGTTGATCGGCTGCATCATTCCGCGGCCGATCGCATGGGTAACTTCGCACGATGACAAGGGAGTCGTCAATGCCGCTCCCTTCAGCTACTTCAATGTCGCGAGCATCGAGCCGATGATGGTTTCTGTCGCCGTCATGCGCAAGCCGGGCAGCGTCAGAAAAGATACGGCGCGAAATATTTTGCAGACAGGCGAATTTGTCGTCAATATGGTGGACATCCACAATGTCGATGCGGTCAACCAGACCTCGGCAGACTATCCGCCAGACGTAAGCGAGGTAGACGCGCTCGGGCTGGAGGTTGGCCCGTCTGCGGCGGTCAAGGTTCCAAGGCTGCTTTCGTCGCGCATTCATTTTGAATGCAGGCTGCATAAGATTGTCGAGCTTGGCACCCCCACCACCTCCGATCTCATCATCGGCGAGGTCGTGCATGTGCATGCTGCCGACGAGCTGTATCACGCGGGCAGGATTGACCCGCACGCCTTTGCGCCTGTGAGCAGGCTGGCGGGGCATTCGTATGCGACGCTGGGCGATTTGTTTGACCGTCCGCGTCCTGTCTACGATCCTTCCGCTGGGTCCAAATAG